Proteins encoded within one genomic window of Spiribacter curvatus:
- the fnr gene encoding fumarate/nitrate reduction transcriptional regulator Fnr yields MFDRVDSSVTRQQQTCTGCSLSQLCLPVSLDDADIGMLDGIVQHQPVLQRGAHLYQEGNAFRALYAVRAGSLKTYTTTESGDQQVTGFHLPGELVGLNAINRWTHPCSAVSLETTSVCELPFEQLEHLAADIPGLQRQLLRLMSREIADDQDMLLTMARRNADERLAILLLSLSERFGQRGLSATRFRLSMARGDLGNYLGLAPETMSRIFRRFQDQGWIRAEGREVELLAVDALESLAGRSASDSQKAG; encoded by the coding sequence ATGTTTGATCGGGTTGACAGCTCGGTAACCCGACAGCAGCAGACCTGCACCGGCTGTAGCCTGAGCCAGCTCTGCCTGCCGGTGTCTCTGGACGACGCGGATATCGGCATGCTTGATGGTATCGTCCAGCATCAGCCCGTCCTGCAGCGCGGTGCCCATCTCTATCAGGAAGGTAACGCGTTCCGCGCGCTGTACGCGGTCCGTGCCGGGTCGCTCAAGACCTACACGACGACCGAGTCCGGTGATCAGCAGGTGACGGGCTTCCATCTGCCCGGTGAGCTGGTCGGGCTGAATGCCATCAATCGCTGGACCCATCCGTGCTCTGCGGTGTCCCTCGAGACCACCAGTGTCTGTGAGCTGCCTTTCGAACAGCTCGAGCATCTTGCGGCCGATATCCCTGGGCTGCAGCGCCAGCTGCTGCGGTTGATGTCACGCGAGATCGCTGACGACCAGGACATGCTCCTGACAATGGCGCGCAGGAATGCTGACGAGCGTCTGGCCATTCTGCTCCTCAGCCTCTCCGAGCGGTTTGGTCAACGGGGACTGTCGGCGACCCGTTTCCGACTCTCCATGGCGCGGGGTGATCTGGGTAACTATCTGGGTCTCGCCCCGGAGACGATGAGCCGGATTTTCCGGCGATTTCAGGATCAGGGCTGGATCCGCGCCGAGGGCCGCGAAGTAGAGCTGCTGGCTGTGGACGCGCTTGAGTCGCTGGCGGGGCGATCGGCCAGCGACTCCCAGAAGGCGGGCTGA
- the sufT gene encoding putative Fe-S cluster assembly protein SufT: MAMQSNEPVIFERDCEAALIPAGDNGIIPQGAEGMITQALGGSYTVYIQGNLFRVDGKDADAIGKDPEPAPELPENASADDVEQLVWDQMRRCFDPEIPINVVELGLVYRCDVTLNDDGTRSVEIDMTLTAPGCGMGDILAYDVREKVKQIPTIEAVSVEIVFDPPWSFEMMSEAAKLQTGMM; this comes from the coding sequence ATGGCGATGCAGAGTAATGAGCCGGTGATTTTCGAGCGTGACTGCGAAGCAGCACTGATTCCGGCGGGTGATAACGGCATCATCCCCCAGGGTGCCGAAGGCATGATCACGCAGGCCCTTGGCGGCAGTTATACCGTCTATATCCAGGGCAATCTGTTCCGCGTGGATGGCAAGGATGCCGATGCCATCGGCAAGGATCCCGAGCCGGCGCCGGAGTTACCGGAGAATGCCTCCGCCGACGATGTCGAACAGCTGGTCTGGGACCAGATGCGGCGCTGCTTTGATCCCGAGATCCCCATCAATGTGGTCGAGCTGGGACTCGTCTACCGCTGCGATGTCACCCTCAACGATGACGGCACGCGGTCGGTGGAGATTGACATGACGCTGACGGCGCCGGGCTGCGGCATGGGGGACATCCTTGCCTACGATGTTCGCGAGAAGGTCAAGCAGATCCCCACCATCGAGGCCGTCAGCGTGGAGATCGTCTTCGACCCGCCGTGGAGCTTCGAGATGATGTCGGAGGCGGCCAAGCTTCAGACGGGAATGATGTAA
- a CDS encoding aspartate aminotransferase family protein codes for MNDNVHHLSPLLRQSSDILVERAQGMYVYAEDGSKYMDFASGIGVLSTGHCHPRVVEAAKDQIDRVVHAQYAIMKHQPILDLSDRLVELLPDSIDSVFFSNAGTEAVEASIRLARQATGKPNIIAFRGCFHGRTMGSLATTSSSAAVRQGVQPLMGGVVTAPFPDTNWYGISEDEAADFALRELDYILQVQSVPMETAAMLIEPIQGEAGYIPGNTKFMQGLQERCNKHGILLIMDEVQSGNGRSGLMWGYEHFGVEPDVVVSAKGVASGFQLSFMAAPAELMSKALPGSQGGTYGGNAVACAAGLATLDVIRDEKLVDNAADRGKQLVKRLEEVQSRHPEIGNITGRGLMIGTHLVDAHGKPDGDRGAKMLKACEHRGLLMIRCGPWGGNVVRWVPPLIVTAEEIDWAVDQFEAALVETGGGEQNAAIRNTG; via the coding sequence ATGAATGACAACGTCCACCATCTCTCCCCGCTGCTGCGCCAGTCCAGTGACATTCTGGTCGAGCGCGCGCAAGGGATGTACGTCTACGCCGAGGATGGCAGCAAGTACATGGACTTCGCGTCGGGCATCGGCGTGTTGAGCACCGGCCACTGCCACCCCCGCGTGGTGGAGGCGGCGAAGGATCAGATCGATCGGGTCGTGCACGCCCAGTACGCGATCATGAAACATCAGCCGATTCTGGATCTCTCCGATCGCCTCGTTGAGCTGCTGCCTGACTCCATCGACAGCGTGTTCTTCTCCAACGCGGGCACGGAGGCGGTCGAGGCCTCGATCCGTCTGGCCCGTCAGGCGACCGGCAAGCCCAATATCATTGCCTTCAGGGGCTGTTTCCATGGTCGGACCATGGGGTCGCTGGCCACCACCAGCTCGAGCGCGGCCGTCCGTCAGGGCGTCCAGCCGTTGATGGGTGGGGTGGTGACGGCGCCGTTCCCGGATACCAACTGGTATGGCATCAGCGAGGATGAAGCGGCGGATTTCGCGCTGCGCGAACTCGATTACATCCTGCAGGTCCAGAGCGTGCCCATGGAGACTGCGGCGATGCTCATCGAACCCATTCAGGGTGAGGCGGGTTACATCCCCGGCAACACCAAGTTCATGCAGGGCCTGCAAGAGCGCTGTAACAAGCATGGCATCCTCTTGATCATGGATGAGGTGCAGTCCGGCAATGGCCGGAGTGGATTGATGTGGGGCTATGAGCACTTCGGCGTTGAGCCCGACGTGGTGGTCTCCGCCAAGGGTGTTGCCAGTGGCTTCCAGCTGTCGTTCATGGCTGCGCCAGCCGAACTGATGAGCAAGGCACTGCCGGGCTCGCAGGGCGGGACCTATGGCGGTAACGCGGTCGCCTGTGCGGCTGGCCTGGCGACCCTTGACGTCATTCGTGACGAGAAGCTGGTCGATAACGCCGCGGATCGTGGCAAGCAGCTGGTCAAGCGGCTCGAAGAGGTCCAGTCACGGCATCCGGAGATTGGTAATATCACCGGCCGGGGACTGATGATCGGCACTCACCTCGTCGACGCCCACGGCAAGCCGGATGGCGATCGCGGCGCGAAGATGCTCAAGGCCTGCGAGCACCGGGGACTGCTGATGATCCGTTGCGGTCCATGGGGCGGTAATGTGGTTCGCTGGGTTCCGCCGCTGATCGTCACCGCCGAGGAGATCGACTGGGCAGTGGATCAGTTCGAGGCGGCACTGGTCGAGACCGGTGGCGGTGAACAGAACGCAGCCATCCGCAATACCGGCTAG
- a CDS encoding MFS transporter, which produces MISAVRGLGTHRYLLLFGFLMVFLSGHGQTFLISLYGGELRATFDLSNAEFGGLYSLATLMSGLLVISVGRGVDRLPLPVFTAGVILGAAAGGLLLALAPLAWVLVPAFLLLRLCGQGLMVHVAQTTVGRRIEAGRGTAISMVTVGFPTAEAVMPMVVVALIASFGWRGSWLLLALVLVIVALPLALALLRMEGRSIHSSRDRGSGDALAGEEESFDAAPGRRDWTRAEVLRDSRFYRILPALLAPPILITALFFHQVPIAEAKGWSLELVSTAFTAFASTHVLSLLLSGPLVDRIGAQRLLGFYLLPLLFALAVVGFVPGVWAAPLYLGLAGLCIGTAGTLMGALWPELYGLRHLGGIRAMAHGAMVLGTAAGPVLIGFLLDIGMNVPTLALMMMAYISVAILLVRPVAAAANRPAPSASR; this is translated from the coding sequence ATGATTTCGGCCGTTCGGGGGCTTGGAACCCACCGATACCTGCTGTTGTTCGGCTTTTTAATGGTTTTCCTATCGGGGCATGGTCAGACGTTTCTGATCTCGCTCTACGGCGGTGAGCTGCGCGCGACCTTCGATCTCAGCAATGCCGAGTTTGGCGGGCTCTACTCGCTCGCTACCCTCATGAGCGGGCTTCTGGTGATCAGCGTTGGCCGGGGCGTTGATCGGTTGCCGCTGCCCGTGTTTACCGCTGGGGTGATCCTGGGGGCAGCCGCGGGCGGTCTGCTGCTTGCGCTGGCGCCGTTGGCCTGGGTGCTGGTGCCGGCTTTTCTGCTGCTTCGCCTATGCGGGCAGGGGCTGATGGTGCATGTCGCGCAGACCACGGTGGGCCGCCGTATCGAGGCGGGCCGGGGCACGGCGATCAGCATGGTGACGGTTGGTTTCCCGACGGCTGAAGCGGTGATGCCCATGGTGGTGGTGGCGCTGATCGCGTCCTTCGGCTGGCGCGGGAGCTGGCTGCTGCTGGCATTGGTTCTCGTCATTGTTGCCTTGCCCCTCGCGCTCGCGTTGCTCCGGATGGAGGGGCGTTCGATCCACTCGTCCCGCGATAGGGGATCCGGGGATGCGCTTGCCGGTGAGGAAGAGTCTTTCGACGCGGCGCCAGGACGGCGGGACTGGACTCGGGCCGAGGTCCTGCGCGATAGCCGCTTCTATCGTATTCTGCCCGCGTTGCTGGCACCGCCTATCCTGATCACAGCGTTGTTTTTCCATCAGGTACCCATCGCCGAGGCTAAGGGGTGGAGCCTGGAGCTGGTTTCAACGGCGTTTACGGCATTCGCCAGTACGCACGTCCTCTCCCTGCTGCTGAGTGGCCCGTTGGTCGACCGAATCGGTGCACAGCGCTTGCTTGGCTTTTATCTATTGCCGCTGCTTTTTGCCCTGGCGGTGGTGGGGTTCGTCCCCGGTGTCTGGGCGGCACCGCTGTATCTGGGGCTCGCCGGGTTGTGCATCGGCACGGCCGGGACCCTTATGGGCGCCCTGTGGCCGGAGCTCTATGGCCTCCGGCATCTGGGCGGCATCCGCGCGATGGCGCACGGGGCGATGGTGCTTGGCACTGCCGCTGGCCCCGTGTTGATCGGTTTTCTACTTGATATCGGTATGAACGTTCCAACCCTTGCGCTAATGATGATGGCCTATATATCCGTCGCGATCCTGCTGGTGCGGCCGGTGGCTGCGGCCGCTAACCGACCGGCACCGTCTGCGTCTCGGTGA
- a CDS encoding NAD-dependent succinate-semialdehyde dehydrogenase yields MIDSHLLTVSGGYINGEWQMADDGRTLAVTNPVDHGHLADVAAMGTDETRRAIAAAEAALAQPADLEQRRYWLEAIAEALTRHREEIGRILCLEHGKPLAEAQGEADYAAGFFRYAASHIDALASHTLDEQPRNCRWHIHHRPAGVVGLITPWNFPIGMIAKKLSSALAADCASVIKPSSKTPLTMIALFTLLDREVGLPAGKANLVLGSAGPVTDTLFDAASVRVISFTGSTEVGRTLIEQSAPGIKRLTLELGGNAPYIIFDDADLDHAADQLVSNKFRGGGQTCVCANRIFVHRDVSAAFAERLAERVKTLAIGDGMAAGTQLGPLIDENAVAKVRRHVDDALARGATPVFQGDASGLPGTFYPPTVLLDVPANAACYREETFGPLVPIITFGDEREVVEMANDTDFGLAAYVFTGDETRGHQVISRLRFGHAALNTGSGPTPEAPFGGMKQSGFGREGGLEGLFEFTETQTVPVG; encoded by the coding sequence ATGATCGACTCTCACCTCCTCACCGTCTCTGGCGGCTACATCAATGGCGAATGGCAGATGGCGGACGACGGCCGGACCCTCGCCGTGACCAACCCGGTCGATCACGGCCACCTGGCGGACGTCGCTGCAATGGGGACCGATGAGACCCGACGCGCGATCGCGGCCGCCGAGGCCGCCCTGGCCCAGCCAGCCGATCTCGAGCAGCGCCGCTACTGGCTGGAGGCGATTGCCGAGGCGCTGACCCGGCATCGCGAGGAGATCGGCCGGATCCTGTGTCTCGAGCACGGCAAGCCACTGGCCGAGGCGCAGGGTGAGGCGGACTATGCCGCCGGATTTTTCCGTTATGCCGCCAGTCATATCGATGCGCTGGCCTCGCACACGCTGGATGAGCAGCCCCGCAACTGCCGCTGGCATATCCACCATCGGCCGGCGGGCGTGGTGGGACTGATCACGCCCTGGAACTTCCCCATCGGCATGATCGCCAAGAAACTCTCCTCTGCCCTCGCTGCCGACTGCGCCAGCGTGATCAAGCCGTCATCAAAGACCCCACTCACAATGATCGCACTGTTCACGCTGCTCGACCGCGAGGTCGGGCTGCCAGCCGGAAAGGCCAATCTGGTCCTCGGCTCCGCCGGTCCCGTTACCGATACGCTGTTTGATGCCGCATCGGTGCGTGTGATCAGTTTCACCGGATCCACTGAGGTGGGGCGGACGCTCATCGAGCAATCAGCGCCGGGGATCAAACGGCTGACACTGGAACTGGGCGGTAATGCCCCGTATATCATCTTCGACGACGCGGATCTTGATCATGCCGCCGATCAGCTCGTCAGCAACAAATTCCGCGGCGGCGGTCAGACCTGCGTGTGCGCCAACCGCATCTTCGTCCACCGCGATGTCTCGGCCGCCTTCGCTGAACGACTCGCCGAGCGGGTCAAGACACTGGCGATCGGTGATGGAATGGCGGCGGGCACCCAGCTGGGTCCGCTCATCGATGAGAATGCCGTGGCGAAGGTTCGCCGGCATGTCGACGATGCCCTCGCCAGGGGCGCCACACCGGTATTCCAGGGCGATGCCAGTGGACTGCCCGGGACCTTCTATCCGCCGACGGTACTGCTCGACGTGCCGGCGAATGCCGCCTGCTATCGCGAGGAGACGTTCGGGCCACTGGTCCCCATCATCACCTTTGGCGATGAGCGCGAGGTGGTCGAGATGGCCAACGACACCGATTTCGGTCTCGCTGCCTATGTCTTTACCGGCGACGAGACCCGCGGCCACCAGGTCATCAGCCGCCTTCGCTTCGGCCACGCCGCCCTCAATACCGGCAGCGGCCCTACCCCCGAGGCGCCGTTCGGCGGCATGAAACAGTCCGGCTTTGGCCGTGAAGGTGGACTCGAGGGGCTGTTCGAGTTCACCGAGACGCAGACGGTGCCGGTCGGTTAG
- a CDS encoding D-2-hydroxyacid dehydrogenase: MTEPQTRIVVLTAPGEGLPAGMEPLENEAELRVAEDMAGLESALPGARVLCVTDFRTDALAEAWPAADRLEWIHATSAGVDALMIPAVRDSDIPVTNARGIFDRCIAEYVLGQVIAFCKDFAGNWQLQQAHRWQHRETEPVAGQRMLVVGAGAIGRRIARTCGAIGIECDGVGRRARAGDEDFAAIYAQADLLSLLPDYDFVVIAAPLTEATRGLFGAAEFDAMAGHARLINIGRGPIVRTEALVDALRDGAIDGAALDVFEEEPLPADHPLWDLPNVHLSAHMAGDFIGWKKALSAQFLDNFRRWQRGEALNNTVDKAQGFVPGT, encoded by the coding sequence ATGACCGAGCCGCAGACACGAATTGTCGTTCTGACCGCCCCCGGCGAGGGGCTGCCGGCGGGTATGGAGCCGCTTGAGAATGAGGCCGAATTGCGCGTCGCGGAAGACATGGCCGGTCTTGAATCGGCACTGCCCGGTGCCAGAGTGCTGTGCGTGACCGACTTCCGCACCGACGCCCTTGCCGAGGCGTGGCCCGCCGCCGATCGCCTGGAGTGGATCCATGCCACCAGCGCCGGCGTTGATGCGCTCATGATTCCAGCGGTGCGTGACAGTGACATCCCCGTCACCAATGCGCGCGGTATTTTCGATCGCTGCATCGCCGAATATGTGCTCGGCCAGGTGATTGCCTTCTGCAAGGACTTTGCCGGCAACTGGCAGCTTCAGCAGGCTCATCGCTGGCAGCACCGCGAGACCGAGCCCGTGGCCGGTCAGCGGATGCTGGTCGTCGGCGCGGGGGCTATTGGGCGACGGATCGCGCGCACCTGTGGCGCCATCGGCATTGAATGCGATGGCGTCGGCCGCCGGGCACGGGCTGGTGACGAGGACTTCGCTGCCATTTATGCCCAGGCCGATCTGCTCTCGCTCCTGCCCGACTATGATTTCGTCGTCATTGCCGCGCCCCTTACCGAAGCCACCCGCGGTCTGTTCGGTGCGGCGGAGTTTGATGCCATGGCCGGGCATGCCCGACTGATCAACATCGGTCGTGGCCCGATCGTGCGGACCGAAGCGCTGGTGGACGCGCTACGGGACGGCGCGATCGACGGGGCTGCTCTGGATGTGTTCGAAGAGGAACCGCTGCCCGCGGACCATCCGCTCTGGGATCTGCCCAACGTCCACCTGTCCGCGCACATGGCTGGCGATTTCATCGGCTGGAAGAAAGCGCTGTCGGCGCAGTTTCTCGACAATTTCCGCCGCTGGCAGCGTGGCGAGGCCCTGAACAATACGGTGGACAAGGCCCAGGGCTTTGTCCCTGGAACCTGA
- a CDS encoding pyridoxal phosphate-dependent aminotransferase, which yields MVNPVEMEQGDQAEAPLFSPSLQAIPMPGIRRMINTAAGMDDVIHLSIGQPDFPTPQHIVDANIDALREGKTGYTMDAGLPELLSELARYYGERYDRPLTEDNFLVTTGATEAMYLALTATAAPGRQFIVTDPTFLLYAPLIRMNGGEVKVIPTRPEHGHQVDPQEVIDAIGMRTFAIVLNSPSNPSGAVYPRETIEAIVQEAAYRGVYVFADEVYDHILLDEGMEFPSVINCASDLDHVMSVSSFSKTFSMAGFRIGWMISSQGAIKKLRRYHMFTTTVASTPAQWAGVAALQGNMACVDDMNAEYRRRRDRVVELVSETPHLTGYVPQGAFYIFPSLPPHTDATDLSLRMLEETGVCVIPGDAFGDTCSNAIRISFSNSMENIEEAFARMQPWLAKQSF from the coding sequence ATGGTGAATCCGGTTGAGATGGAGCAGGGTGATCAGGCCGAGGCGCCGCTTTTCAGTCCGTCTCTGCAGGCGATTCCGATGCCCGGGATCCGGCGGATGATCAATACCGCTGCGGGCATGGATGACGTTATCCATCTGTCCATCGGTCAGCCCGACTTTCCGACGCCGCAGCACATCGTTGATGCCAACATCGACGCGCTGCGCGAGGGTAAGACTGGGTATACGATGGATGCAGGTCTGCCGGAACTGCTCAGTGAGCTGGCCCGCTACTACGGTGAGCGCTATGACCGGCCGCTGACCGAGGATAATTTCCTCGTCACCACGGGAGCGACAGAGGCAATGTACCTGGCGCTGACGGCAACCGCGGCGCCGGGTCGCCAATTCATCGTCACCGACCCGACGTTCCTGCTGTATGCGCCGCTGATCCGCATGAACGGCGGCGAGGTCAAGGTGATTCCGACGCGCCCGGAGCATGGTCATCAGGTCGACCCGCAGGAGGTGATCGACGCGATTGGCATGCGCACATTCGCGATCGTGCTCAACTCCCCGAGCAATCCGAGCGGGGCCGTCTATCCGCGCGAGACCATCGAGGCGATCGTCCAGGAGGCAGCGTATCGCGGTGTCTATGTGTTCGCCGACGAGGTCTACGATCACATCCTGCTCGATGAGGGAATGGAGTTTCCCAGCGTCATCAACTGCGCCTCTGATCTCGACCATGTCATGTCGGTGTCGAGCTTCTCGAAAACATTCAGCATGGCGGGCTTCCGGATCGGCTGGATGATCTCCAGCCAGGGCGCGATCAAAAAGCTGCGCCGCTACCATATGTTTACAACCACGGTGGCAAGCACGCCGGCGCAGTGGGCTGGAGTGGCCGCGCTCCAGGGCAATATGGCCTGTGTGGATGACATGAACGCGGAGTATCGCCGCCGTCGTGACCGGGTGGTGGAACTGGTCAGCGAGACACCGCACCTCACGGGGTACGTTCCTCAGGGCGCGTTCTACATCTTCCCGTCGCTGCCGCCGCATACCGACGCCACCGATCTGTCGTTGCGGATGCTTGAGGAGACCGGGGTGTGCGTGATCCCGGGCGATGCCTTCGGGGATACCTGCAGCAACGCCATCCGGATCAGTTTCTCCAACTCGATGGAAAACATCGAAGAGGCATTCGCCCGCATGCAGCCATGGCTGGCGAAACAGAGTTTCTGA
- a CDS encoding bifunctional GNAT family N-acetyltransferase/carbon-nitrogen hydrolase family protein, which translates to MSEQDTNTEEHHLRLRHLRLSDYPDVKHIMDAVYPDLGGAWTRKQFSAQINRFAEGQICIEDNGRVVAGAIAMIVDYDRYGDRHQYDDIIGNGYLTNHDPNGDVLYGVDIFVDPEYRGIRLGRRLYDARKELCRSLNLRAIVAGGRMPGYRSHASDMKPEEYIDLVRRRELYDPILSFQLANDFHVRRVITAYLPEDQDSEAFATLLQWDNIFYENERASLIGGRKSTVRVGTVQWQMRRVTNFEDLMSNIEFFVDAMAGYNSDFILFPELFNAPLLAQFNQEDPAEAMRGLAQYTTEIADAMSRMAVSYNINIIAGSMPVYHDNTLYNVAYLCRRDGTMDTHYKLHATPDERFYWGVQGGNALKAFDTDVGRIGILVCYDVEFPEACRLLADQGMEILFVPFWTDTKNAYLRVRRCAQARAIENECYVAITGSVGNLPRVENIEIQYSQAAVFSPSDFAFPHDGIVSETTPNTEMTVVVDLDMDKLTQLRAEGSVQNARDRRLDLYRVQWLDD; encoded by the coding sequence ATGAGTGAACAGGATACAAACACCGAAGAACACCACTTGCGTCTTCGCCATCTGCGGCTCTCGGATTACCCCGACGTCAAGCACATCATGGACGCCGTCTACCCGGATCTGGGCGGCGCCTGGACACGCAAGCAGTTCTCGGCGCAGATCAACCGCTTCGCCGAGGGCCAGATCTGCATCGAGGACAATGGCCGGGTCGTCGCTGGCGCCATTGCGATGATTGTCGATTACGACCGCTATGGCGACCGTCATCAGTACGACGACATCATCGGCAACGGCTATCTGACCAACCACGACCCCAACGGCGACGTGCTCTATGGCGTCGACATCTTCGTCGACCCGGAATATCGCGGCATCCGTCTCGGGCGCCGGCTCTACGATGCCCGTAAAGAGCTCTGCCGCAGCCTCAATCTACGCGCCATCGTCGCCGGTGGCCGTATGCCTGGCTACCGCTCTCATGCCAGCGACATGAAGCCGGAAGAATATATCGATCTGGTCCGGCGACGCGAGCTCTACGATCCGATCCTGTCATTCCAGCTCGCCAACGACTTTCATGTCCGTCGGGTCATCACCGCCTATCTGCCGGAGGACCAGGACTCTGAGGCCTTTGCGACACTCCTGCAGTGGGACAATATCTTCTACGAGAATGAGCGGGCGTCGCTGATCGGCGGCCGCAAGTCGACAGTGCGGGTCGGCACCGTACAGTGGCAGATGCGCCGGGTGACCAACTTCGAGGATCTGATGTCGAACATCGAGTTCTTCGTGGATGCCATGGCCGGCTACAACTCTGACTTCATCCTCTTCCCAGAGCTGTTCAATGCGCCGCTGCTCGCGCAGTTCAACCAGGAGGATCCGGCCGAAGCAATGCGCGGGCTGGCCCAGTACACCACCGAGATCGCCGATGCGATGAGCCGGATGGCAGTGTCCTACAACATCAATATCATCGCCGGCTCGATGCCGGTCTATCACGACAACACGCTTTATAATGTGGCCTACCTGTGCCGTCGCGACGGCACGATGGACACCCACTACAAACTGCATGCCACGCCGGACGAACGCTTCTACTGGGGTGTTCAGGGCGGCAATGCCCTCAAGGCCTTTGATACCGACGTCGGCCGGATCGGTATTCTCGTATGCTATGACGTCGAATTCCCCGAGGCCTGCCGGCTACTCGCCGATCAGGGCATGGAGATCCTGTTCGTACCGTTCTGGACGGATACCAAGAACGCCTACCTTCGGGTCCGGCGTTGTGCGCAGGCCCGCGCCATCGAGAACGAATGCTATGTTGCCATCACCGGCAGCGTCGGCAACCTGCCACGGGTGGAGAATATCGAGATCCAGTACTCCCAGGCGGCGGTTTTCTCACCCTCTGACTTTGCATTCCCCCATGACGGTATCGTCAGCGAGACGACTCCGAATACCGAGATGACGGTGGTGGTGGACCTGGATATGGACAAGCTCACCCAGCTCAGGGCCGAAGGGTCGGTCCAGAACGCCCGCGACCGGCGCCTGGACCTCTACCGTGTGCAGTGGCTCGACGACTGA
- a CDS encoding TraR/DksA family transcriptional regulator — MDDYLTAEQRRELREALEQQQAELRAEIRREVLAADLHRSEEIADRVRDPGDESVVDLLADIEYADIDRHIEALRTNEAALRAWHQGGYGWCADCGDPIPFARLQALPSASRCVDCEAIREDQAGGPPPRL, encoded by the coding sequence ATGGACGATTACCTGACAGCAGAGCAGCGGCGCGAACTCCGCGAGGCGCTGGAACAGCAGCAGGCGGAGCTGCGGGCCGAGATCCGTCGGGAGGTACTGGCCGCCGACCTGCATCGCTCCGAGGAGATCGCCGATCGGGTCCGCGATCCGGGTGACGAATCCGTCGTGGATCTGCTTGCCGATATCGAGTACGCCGATATCGATCGCCATATTGAGGCACTTCGGACCAATGAGGCGGCGCTGCGGGCCTGGCATCAGGGCGGTTACGGTTGGTGCGCCGACTGTGGTGATCCGATCCCCTTTGCCCGACTGCAGGCTCTGCCTTCGGCGTCCCGCTGCGTGGATTGCGAGGCCATTCGTGAAGATCAGGCAGGAGGCCCGCCGCCACGTCTCTGA